The following proteins come from a genomic window of Acinonyx jubatus isolate Ajub_Pintada_27869175 chromosome C1, VMU_Ajub_asm_v1.0, whole genome shotgun sequence:
- the FAM110D gene encoding protein FAM110D isoform X1, with protein MSRAEAASKVQTTNHRTGRRYQGVPTNCSWLLNWLPPSSGLWGTILPSSAKMILASPSTPSRGRTPSAVERLEADKAKYVKTHQVIARRQEPALRGGPGPLSPHPYNELGPPGSPRTPRPARRSSGRRLPRPDSLIFYRQKRDCKASVNKENAKGQGLVRRLFLGAPRDATSSSPGPTERPAAPGAWAAPQDAPEASGKRALCPTCSLPLSEKERFFNYCGLERALVEVLGAERFSPQSWGADASPQPGAPPPPGSGDTSDWTSSDTDRPDGAGGGGGGGGGGSEAAGSARDGRPPVSVVERNARVIQWLYGCQRARDPPRESEV; from the coding sequence GTACCAGGGAGTCCCGACCAATTGTTCTTGGCTCCTCAACTGGCTTCCTCCCTCCAGTGGCTTATGGGGTACTATCCTGCCCAGCTCCGCTAAGATGATCCtggcctctccctccaccccgtCCAGGGGACGGACCCCCAGCGCTGTGGAGAGGTTGGAGGCCGACAAAGCCAAGTATGTCAAGACACACCAAGTGATAGCACGACGTCAGGAGCCAGCCCTGCGTGGGGGTCCCGGACCGCTCTCCCCGCACCCCTACAATGAGTTGGGACCCCCTGGATCGCCCAGGACGCCCAGGCCCGCCCGCCGGAGCAGCGGCAGGCGGCTGCCAAGGCCTGACTCCCTCATCTTCTACCGCCAGAAGCGGGACTGCAAGGCTTCGGTGAACAAAGAGAACGCCAAGGGCCAGGGGCTGGTGCGGCGCCTCTTCCTGGGGGCCCCCCGCGACGCCACCTCGAGCAGTCCCGGCCCAACCGAGCGACCAGCGGCTCCTGGGGCTTGGGCCGCTCCCCAAGATGCCCCGGAAGCGTCAGGAAAGCGGGCGCTGTGCCCCACATGCTCACTGCCCTTGTCGGAGAAGGAGCGCTTCTTCAACTACTGCGGCCTGGAGCGCGCGCTGGTGGAGGTGCTGGGCGCTGAGCGCTTCTCTCCGCAGAGCTGGGGCGCCGACGCCAGCCCCCAGCCcggggcgccgccgccgcccggctcCGGGGACACCAGCGACTGGACGTCCAGCGACACGGATCGTCCGGACGGTgctggcggcggcgggggcggcggcggcggcggctcggaGGCCGCGGGCTCGGCGCGGGACGGGCGCCCCCCGGTGTCCGTGGTGGAGCGCAACGCGCGCGTCATCCAGTGGCTGTACGGCTGCCAGCGCGCCCGCGACCCGCCGCGCGAGTCCGAGGTGTGA
- the FAM110D gene encoding protein FAM110D isoform X2, translating to MILASPSTPSRGRTPSAVERLEADKAKYVKTHQVIARRQEPALRGGPGPLSPHPYNELGPPGSPRTPRPARRSSGRRLPRPDSLIFYRQKRDCKASVNKENAKGQGLVRRLFLGAPRDATSSSPGPTERPAAPGAWAAPQDAPEASGKRALCPTCSLPLSEKERFFNYCGLERALVEVLGAERFSPQSWGADASPQPGAPPPPGSGDTSDWTSSDTDRPDGAGGGGGGGGGGSEAAGSARDGRPPVSVVERNARVIQWLYGCQRARDPPRESEV from the coding sequence ATGATCCtggcctctccctccaccccgtCCAGGGGACGGACCCCCAGCGCTGTGGAGAGGTTGGAGGCCGACAAAGCCAAGTATGTCAAGACACACCAAGTGATAGCACGACGTCAGGAGCCAGCCCTGCGTGGGGGTCCCGGACCGCTCTCCCCGCACCCCTACAATGAGTTGGGACCCCCTGGATCGCCCAGGACGCCCAGGCCCGCCCGCCGGAGCAGCGGCAGGCGGCTGCCAAGGCCTGACTCCCTCATCTTCTACCGCCAGAAGCGGGACTGCAAGGCTTCGGTGAACAAAGAGAACGCCAAGGGCCAGGGGCTGGTGCGGCGCCTCTTCCTGGGGGCCCCCCGCGACGCCACCTCGAGCAGTCCCGGCCCAACCGAGCGACCAGCGGCTCCTGGGGCTTGGGCCGCTCCCCAAGATGCCCCGGAAGCGTCAGGAAAGCGGGCGCTGTGCCCCACATGCTCACTGCCCTTGTCGGAGAAGGAGCGCTTCTTCAACTACTGCGGCCTGGAGCGCGCGCTGGTGGAGGTGCTGGGCGCTGAGCGCTTCTCTCCGCAGAGCTGGGGCGCCGACGCCAGCCCCCAGCCcggggcgccgccgccgcccggctcCGGGGACACCAGCGACTGGACGTCCAGCGACACGGATCGTCCGGACGGTgctggcggcggcgggggcggcggcggcggcggctcggaGGCCGCGGGCTCGGCGCGGGACGGGCGCCCCCCGGTGTCCGTGGTGGAGCGCAACGCGCGCGTCATCCAGTGGCTGTACGGCTGCCAGCGCGCCCGCGACCCGCCGCGCGAGTCCGAGGTGTGA